CTGAGCTGCTATAATAGTATCACAATTGTAACCCATCTTCCGGGCGGCAGGCTCTAATACCCCGTTAATACATTCGCAATACTGGGGGCAAAGGCAAGCCAATCAATCAAGGAGGTGGGTTATGAGCACGGCAAAGATCTACATCGGCAATGTGGTCATGTTCCTGGCCGTCACGGTCACGCTGGTTGTGGCGGTCATCGCATCATGACCGGGGTTCAAAAAAAACCTGAGCACGGGGAGGCGACCTTAAGAGTCCTCCCCGTTTTTTTTTCGCGAAGCCACTTCCTTGACTTTCCTTCACCTTTGTAATATCCTGCTTCTATAACCGCCCGATATTGATTGAGATTTTTCATTAGCCGCCCTCGTTCCCAGGTGCGCCCCTCAAGATGAACATTGGCAGTAAATTAATATTATCCTTCCTTATAGCAACTCTCCTCCCGACGGTATTCCTGGCCTTTTTCACCACCAACCTCATAAGCGACAGCAGGCGCGAGGACGCCGAGGAGACTATCAGCAACAACCTCAAGGCCGCCTGGATGCAATATTATTCCAGGGCCTACCAGATGCAGTACGGGATGCTCCAGGCCTCTACCGAAGGTTACATGAAAACGGCCATGAAGGACAGGGACAAGGCCTTGCTGAGGTCGCAGCTGATAGCCTGGAAGGAGTACAGGCCCCACGTGGACCTCTGGGCCGTGGTGGATCCGGGAACGAGGACCATAGCCTCCCTCAATACGAGAGATTCCGGCCGCCCGATATCGCTCAACGGCCTTGTTGAGAAGGCGTTCGGCAGCAGGGAATCCATAATATCAACGGAGATCGTCCCGCATCAGTTATTAAAGGCCGAGGGGCTTGACGGCGCGGCTTCGATTACCGCGGAGGACGGCAAGATACTTGGAGACGGCCTCATGCTGGTAGTGGTCACCCCGGTGGTGGACGGCAAGGGCAGCGTCCTCGGGGCGATAATATCGGGCGACCTCGTCAGTAACGACCCCTTCGTGCCGGACACCCTTGCGGAGTCCATTCCCGGCTCGCTCGCAGCCATATCGATGGGCGGCACGCAGGTATCCACGAACGGGATTGACGATGACGGCATAAGGGCGGTTGGCCGCCTCATCCCGGAGCCTGTTCTCGCCGAGCTCGAGAGAAACCTCGGCTACAGGGGGGAGATAGAGGTAGCCGGGAAGGCCTATATGGCCGCGTTCGACCCGATTAGAGACAATGCCGGCCGGGTGATAGGCTCTCTTTTCGTCGGCATCCCTAAGGAGAAGTTCGTAGAGCTCCAGTATACGAACATCAAGGCCATCGCCACCATCGCGCTCATAGGCATCTTCATGGCCACGGGTGTCGCCTCCTTTCTCACATACGTTATAACGAGGCCCATACTGTCGCTTAAGAAGAAGGCCCAGCTCGTGGCCGCAGGCGACCTCAACATCAGGATGGGGCCGGTAAAGGCGGGGAATGACGAGATAGCGGACCTGGCGCGCACCTTCGAAAAAATGGTCGAGAGCCTCAGGGACAAGGAAGAGAGCATAAGGGTCAGCCAGGAAAAGCTCGCCACGCAGAAAAAACTGGTCGAGTCGATAATAAACAGCCTCCCTTACGCCCTCTATGTCCTCGAGAGGAACAAGTCCGTGGTCGTCCGGAACAGGCACGCAACCGAGGCCTGCCCGGCCGGGGAATGCGAGGGGCCCGACGGGTGCATCGAGGATGACTTCATCTCCCATTTTCCTCAAGAGCTGAGGGAAGAGCTCACCGGCATAGTAGAGGGCGTCTTCGAGACCGGGGAGCCCAGGAGCGCCGAGTACAGGCTCGGCACGCCTGACGGGGAAAGGATCATGCTAACCAGCGTTTTCCCGGTCGTGGCAGGGGATGCGAGGCCTGCGGAGTTCGTTGTGTGGATGTCCGAGGACATAACGAGGAAGAAGGAGCTCGAATTGAACATAATCTCGAGCGAGAAGCTCGCGGCCGTGGGACAGCTGGCGGCAGGCATAGCGCACGAGGTTAACAACCCGCTCGGCGGCATATTGAACTGCCTCTACAATCTCAGGAACCGCAAGCTCACGGACGAGCGCAAGGCCGAGTACGTTGATTTCATGGAGGACGGCATAAAGCGGGTCCAGAACATAGTGAGGCAGCTCCTTGATTTCTCGCAGCAGCACGCGCCGGAGCTTTCCCTCACAGACATAAACTCCATCATAGAGGGCATAATCCCGCTCTTCAGGCATTCGGTCAGGGGCAAGGAGGTGAGGCTCCTTGTGAACCTGAGCCAGGGACTTCCCCGCATACTCGTGGACAGGCATCAGATAGAGCAGATACTCGTGAACCTGATACTTAACGCCGTGCAGGCGGTCTCATCCGAAGGCCTCATCGAGGTTACGACCCGGCGGGATGGGAACTGGTTCTGCATACAGATAGCGGATAACGGCTGCGGCATCCCCCAGGAGAACCTCGGGAGGGTCTTCGACCCGTTCTTCACGACCAAGGGGGTCGGAAGGGGCACGGGCTTGGGCCTTTCAGTAAGCCGTGGTATAATAGAGCGCCACAAGGGCAGGATAGAGGTCGAAAGCCAGCCGGGGAAGGGGAGCACCTTCAGGGTGCTCCTGCCCATCGGCGGAGCGGAGGAAGGGGTTTGAGCAGGATACTCATCATAGACGACGAGCCGCTTATGCGCATCTCGATAGGCGACGCGCTGAAGGGAGAGGGCTACGAGGTCTCGGAAGCGGCCTCCGGCAGGGAAGGCCTCGGCCTTGCCAAGGACGGCGGTTTCGACGTTGTCATAACCGATCTTCGCCTCCCTGATATAGACGGTCTAGAGGTCTTGAGGTCGCTCCGGAAGTCCTCGCCAGAGACGATGGTCATCCTCATAACCGCCTTCGGCGCGGTCGAGACCGCGGTAGAGGCCATGAAATACGGGGCCTACGACTACGTGACAAAGCCCTTCGCCATGGACGAGCTTCTGATAATGATAAGGAGGATGCTGAAGCTTAAGGAGCTTGAGCGCGAGAACCAGGCCCTCAAGGAGCAGGTCGAGGGGAGGTACAACTTCAGCGGCATCGTCGGCAGAAGCGAGAAGATGAACGAGATATTCGAGATGATAAAGGTCATCTCGCAGACCGATTCCACGGTCCTCATCCTCGGGGAGAGCGGCACCGGCAAGGAGATAGTGGCGAGCGCAATACACCGGAATAGCCCCAGGAAGGACGGGCCGTATATAAAAGTGAGCTGCGCGGCCATACCCGAGACCCTTCTGGAAGCCGAGCTTTTCGGCTACGACAAGGGCGCGTTCACCGGCGCGGTAAAGCAGAAGAAGGGCAGGTTCGAGCTCGCGGACAAGGGCACCATTTTCCTCGACGAGATTGGCGAGCTCGCCCCGTCCATACAGGTAAAGCTCCTCAGGGTGCTCCAGGAAAAGGAGTTCGACAGGCTCGGGGGCACCGGGACGGTGAGCGCCGACGTCAGGGTGATTTGCGCAACGCAAAGGGACCTTAAAAAGGAGGTTCAGAACGGCTCCTTCCGCGAGGACCTCTACTACAGGCTTAACGTGGTGCCTATAGTGCTTCCGCCGCTACGCGAGAGGAAGGGCGATATAATACTCCTTGCCAACCACTTCCTCAATTACTATTCCGGGCTATGCAAGAAGCAGGTAAAGGGCTTTTCGGTCGACGCTGTCGAGGCGCTCATAAAGTACCCGTTCCCGGGTAACGTCCGGGAGCTCGAACATGCGGTAGAAAGGGCCGTGGTCATGGGCAAGGGCGAGGAGATACAGCCCTGGGACCTCCCCGAGGAGATAGGGAGCTCGAACTTGAACGACTGCCTCAAGGTCTTCAGGAGCGGCCCGGACGGGCATGAGAACCTCACGAAGGCCATGAAGGATTTCGAGAAGAAATACATAATAAAGGTCCTGGAAGAGACGAACGGGAATAAGACGCTTGCGGCCAGGCTGCTTGGAGTTTCCAGGAAGACCCTCTGGGAGAAGTGCAAGATACTTGAGATCATAAGCGGCGAGTAAAGGCAGCCTCTAAAAATTGATCTTTTCCCCGGACTCTGTGTCAGGCCTGGGATAAAAATGCTCACATATTATCCATATATGCTCCGCTTCCCGGTTTTCTTTGATTGCGGGAAAAAATTCTAATTTTTAGAGGCTGCCTAAAATTTCTCAGGGCTTATGCCTTGCCTTAAGTATCCGCTCTATATCGCCGTAATCCCTGATTATTTCTATTTGGTCATACCTGCCATCAGATTCAGTCATTCGCATCACGTCCTCTGATTGACCGTAACCCATTTCAATAAGCAGCCACCCTCCCGGAGCAAGGAAGAGAGGGGCCTCGCTCACTATGCGCCTTATGAAGTAAAGGCCGTCTTCTCCGCCTGAGAGCGCCCCCCTGGGCTCGAAATCCCTGACCTCAGGGTCGAGGCCTTCCAGATCCCCTTCGGGGACATAGGGCGGGTTGGAGACTATTATTCCGGCGCGGCCCCTGAGCCCGTCGGGAAGCGGGGAAAAGAGGTCTCCGGGGAGGAACCTGACCTTGTCCGCCACGCCGGCCCTTGCTGCGTTCTTACTTGCGATCTGAAGCGCCTTCTCCGAGATGTCTGTCGCGTAGACGATGGGGCCCGGGACCTCGCTAGCTATCGACACGGCTATGCAGCCGCTCCCGGTGCAGAGGTCTATGACGGCCAGGGCGGAATCCATTTGGCTTCCGAGCTTTACGGCCTCTCCGGCAAGGAGCTCCGTCTCAGGCCTGGGGATGAGGACGTCCCTAGTGACCTTCAGTGTAAGCCCCCTGAAGTCCGCCTCCCCGAAGATGTACTGGGGCGGCTCCCTCTTGAGCCGCCTTATTAGTATATTTTCAAGCTCCTTTGTTTTCTCGATGGAGAGCTCCATGCCTGCATCGAGGAAAAGGGAGTGCCTTTTTAAGCCGAGGAGGCGCATGAGGATGAACTCGGCCTCGGTCATGGGCTCGGGGATGCCGGCCTTTGAAAGGGCCTCACCGATCCTGGTAAGCGCCTCGCCTATCGTTTCAGCCCCCGGCATCTGCTGCTTAAGCCTCCCTGCAAAATGATGGAATGCCCCTTTAGCTCTTGGCAAGAGGGCTCCAATATAAATAGATTATCGCGGAAGGCTTGTCAAAGTATTCCGGCGTGTGCGGCAAAATGGCGTCGGGCTCCGTAGAGAGGCTTAGTGCCGTAAGGTAACGCGCCACGATCGGAGCCGGTCAAGGGGAATTAGCGCTTTCTCACGTTATCCGCTATTGAAATCTTTCGGTGAACTCGGCCACTTTGGGTTTTACAAGCTCCTCGAAGTCCCTGTATTTCATCTCGACGGCTTCATAATGCGTTCCCGCGTTGAAGTAGATGTACTCGTCACCGGTAAGGGACCTGTCCACTACCGTTTCCACCTGATACAGGTTCCCGAAAGGAGGCTCGGCCCCGGTCTCGCAATCAGGGAAAAGGTTGGAGAACTCTTCCTCTTTGGCGAGCCCCAGGTCTTTTTTCCTGAGTACGTCCCTGAGCTTCCCGAAATCCACCTTGGCGCTTGCGGGGAGCACCGTCATGACTATCTCTCCGTCCGCCTTGACCATTACTGATTTCGCAAGCTCCCGGCCCTTTACATGCATGGATGCGGCCACCTCCTGGGCTGTATAGGCCTCGGTATGGACGAGGGACTTGTACCATACGTGCCTTTCCTGGAGAAGATTTTCAAGCCTTTTGGGGATCATGAGTGCATATCTCCTTTCATTCTTAAGGAAGGTCTGATTAATTCCATTTTCTGTCGTTCTGAGTGAGCGTAAGCGACCTAAGACTCTCGCAACTTGCTGACCTTCCTGAGTGCGAGATTCAGTCGCTTCGCCCGGAATGACAGAGCTTGCGAACTAATGGGGACCTCTCTTAATTATATACCCTCCGCCGCGAACCGGCAAAAAAGCCCTGTGCGTGTATAATCTGGTTGAGGGCCGTTGACAGGGGGGCTTGCATGCTGCTCATACTGCCGGTGGGAGAGGTAGACCTGGATACGCTTGAAAGGCTCCGTCAAGACCTCGAAAGGGAGTTCGGGTTCGAGGCCGCCGTCGCCGGGGAAAAGGACGCCTTTCTCACTCCCGATTTCGCGCTGGACGAGGAGAGGGGGCAGTACAATTCGACCAGCATACTATTCTACATAATGGAAAGGCCTGAGTTAAAACGTTACGGGAGGGTGCTGGGGGTTGCTTCCGTCGACTTCTTCGCGCCGGGACTTAACTTCGTCTTCGGGGAGGCCGGGCCGAGGGCCGCGGTCATATCCACCTATAGGCTGCGCGAAACCTTCTATGGCAGGGAAGAAGACAGGGGACTTCTGAGGAAAAGGATATTGACCGAGGCCGCCCACGAGCTCGGCCACACCTTCGGGCTCGGGCACTGCGCCTTCCCGGACTGCGTCATGTTCTTTTCAAATACCATAGAGGACACCGACAGGAAGGGGCCGCGCTTCAAAGGGAGGTGCCTTGAGAAGATGGTCGAGGCAGGGGCCATCGGGAAAGGAAAAGGCCCGGGATAGCAGCACCCGGGCCCTGGATTCCTGTGTCGTCGAGCAAAGCCCGACCCTGAAGAAATCAGGCAGCCTGGGCCTTTTTTATTACCATTGCCCTCTCGCCGCCGGTTATGAACGCGTCCGATTCCGGATACAGGATGTGCTCCTCTTTCATGTTGTGGTCCAGCAGTATGCCGAGAAGAGAGCTTGAGCCGGAATCTGCGCCCGGGGCGTCATGCCTGTCGGTTGCGCCGAGTATCTGGTCGAGGAGCGCCT
The sequence above is drawn from the Deltaproteobacteria bacterium genome and encodes:
- a CDS encoding sigma-54 dependent transcriptional regulator, with protein sequence MSRILIIDDEPLMRISIGDALKGEGYEVSEAASGREGLGLAKDGGFDVVITDLRLPDIDGLEVLRSLRKSSPETMVILITAFGAVETAVEAMKYGAYDYVTKPFAMDELLIMIRRMLKLKELERENQALKEQVEGRYNFSGIVGRSEKMNEIFEMIKVISQTDSTVLILGESGTGKEIVASAIHRNSPRKDGPYIKVSCAAIPETLLEAELFGYDKGAFTGAVKQKKGRFELADKGTIFLDEIGELAPSIQVKLLRVLQEKEFDRLGGTGTVSADVRVICATQRDLKKEVQNGSFREDLYYRLNVVPIVLPPLRERKGDIILLANHFLNYYSGLCKKQVKGFSVDAVEALIKYPFPGNVRELEHAVERAVVMGKGEEIQPWDLPEEIGSSNLNDCLKVFRSGPDGHENLTKAMKDFEKKYIIKVLEETNGNKTLAARLLGVSRKTLWEKCKILEIISGE
- a CDS encoding archaemetzincin family Zn-dependent metalloprotease, coding for MLLILPVGEVDLDTLERLRQDLEREFGFEAAVAGEKDAFLTPDFALDEERGQYNSTSILFYIMERPELKRYGRVLGVASVDFFAPGLNFVFGEAGPRAAVISTYRLRETFYGREEDRGLLRKRILTEAAHELGHTFGLGHCAFPDCVMFFSNTIEDTDRKGPRFKGRCLEKMVEAGAIGKGKGPG
- a CDS encoding YbaK/EbsC family protein, which produces MIPKRLENLLQERHVWYKSLVHTEAYTAQEVAASMHVKGRELAKSVMVKADGEIVMTVLPASAKVDFGKLRDVLRKKDLGLAKEEEFSNLFPDCETGAEPPFGNLYQVETVVDRSLTGDEYIYFNAGTHYEAVEMKYRDFEELVKPKVAEFTERFQ
- the prmC gene encoding peptide chain release factor N(5)-glutamine methyltransferase — translated: MPGAETIGEALTRIGEALSKAGIPEPMTEAEFILMRLLGLKRHSLFLDAGMELSIEKTKELENILIRRLKREPPQYIFGEADFRGLTLKVTRDVLIPRPETELLAGEAVKLGSQMDSALAVIDLCTGSGCIAVSIASEVPGPIVYATDISEKALQIASKNAARAGVADKVRFLPGDLFSPLPDGLRGRAGIIVSNPPYVPEGDLEGLDPEVRDFEPRGALSGGEDGLYFIRRIVSEAPLFLAPGGWLLIEMGYGQSEDVMRMTESDGRYDQIEIIRDYGDIERILKARHKP
- a CDS encoding cache domain-containing protein produces the protein MNIGSKLILSFLIATLLPTVFLAFFTTNLISDSRREDAEETISNNLKAAWMQYYSRAYQMQYGMLQASTEGYMKTAMKDRDKALLRSQLIAWKEYRPHVDLWAVVDPGTRTIASLNTRDSGRPISLNGLVEKAFGSRESIISTEIVPHQLLKAEGLDGAASITAEDGKILGDGLMLVVVTPVVDGKGSVLGAIISGDLVSNDPFVPDTLAESIPGSLAAISMGGTQVSTNGIDDDGIRAVGRLIPEPVLAELERNLGYRGEIEVAGKAYMAAFDPIRDNAGRVIGSLFVGIPKEKFVELQYTNIKAIATIALIGIFMATGVASFLTYVITRPILSLKKKAQLVAAGDLNIRMGPVKAGNDEIADLARTFEKMVESLRDKEESIRVSQEKLATQKKLVESIINSLPYALYVLERNKSVVVRNRHATEACPAGECEGPDGCIEDDFISHFPQELREELTGIVEGVFETGEPRSAEYRLGTPDGERIMLTSVFPVVAGDARPAEFVVWMSEDITRKKELELNIISSEKLAAVGQLAAGIAHEVNNPLGGILNCLYNLRNRKLTDERKAEYVDFMEDGIKRVQNIVRQLLDFSQQHAPELSLTDINSIIEGIIPLFRHSVRGKEVRLLVNLSQGLPRILVDRHQIEQILVNLILNAVQAVSSEGLIEVTTRRDGNWFCIQIADNGCGIPQENLGRVFDPFFTTKGVGRGTGLGLSVSRGIIERHKGRIEVESQPGKGSTFRVLLPIGGAEEGV